Proteins from a genomic interval of Denticeps clupeoides chromosome 20, fDenClu1.1, whole genome shotgun sequence:
- the tmem268 gene encoding transmembrane protein 268 isoform X1: protein MDQRFVFFHRGFTDPTSEVAADSPPYVSHSVRMCHCLGVTVTQSCIILPSLSGQCVVAVPSSSAINPKFDLSVCKALLEKEGFQVPVEDFDAPLEAALSSSSIRRYLLFNSNSFRFIMAPVLYIVLWCTLYSSVHLYLLSNTTDFWLLCLSVTLVSILITSVLIFIFHHSNKEINMNTDVRLIPVNEKLSRHHLLVAIADWVQRCTGTMQLFCVYWDLSACLNSLTDALEEMSFVREELQKKINKRMSHLTLVTEVMALDPEPGSLHVEGGEEDDEDAEEETPLLAGNDPNPSGQNVPSVQREEGKLTKTFSLVPNNSLPVEAVAHQLLLTYSAAYIRLLVSDRLPGSPPPMQENRAHCTTATLCLCQYVKMKVLR, encoded by the exons ATGGACCAACGGTTCGTATTCTTCCATCGTGGCTTCACGGATCCAACCAGTGAGGTCGCAGCTGACTCCCCGCCATATGTGTCTCACTCGGTCAGGATGTGTCACTGCCTGGGTGTGACGGTCACACAGTCCTGCATAATTTTGCCCTCGCTCTCAGGTCAGTGTGTGGTGGCTGTTCCCAGCTCCTCCGCCATCAACCCCAAGTTTGACTTGTCCGTGTGCAAAGCCCTGCTGGAGAAAGAAGGCTTTCAG GTTCCTGTGGAGGACTTTGATGCTCCCCTTGAAGCAGCACTATCCAGTTCGTCCATAAGGCGATATCTTCTCTTCAACTCGAACAGTTTTCGCTTCATTATGGCTCCG GTGCTGTATATAGTGCTGTGGTGCACTTTGTACTCCTCTGTCCACCTTTACCTGTTGAGCAACACCACCGACTTCTGGCTGCTCTGCCTCTCGGTCACCCTGGTGTCGATATTAATTACCTCCGTACTGATTTTCATCTTCCATCACAGCAACAAAGAG ATCAACATGAACACTGACGTTCGGCTCATACCAGTGAATGAGAAGCTGAGCCGACACCATCTGCTGGTGGCCATAGCCGACTGGGTGCAGCGCTGCACAGGAACGATGCAG CTATTTTGTGTATACTGGGATCTGTCGGCCTGTTTGAATTCACTGACTGACGCTTTAGAGGAGATGAGCTTCGTCAGGGAAGAGCTGCAG aaaaaaatcaataaaagaaTGTCCCACCTGACCCTGGTGACAGAGGTGATGGCCCTTGACCCCGAGCCAGGATCTTTGCATGTAGAGGGGGGtgaagaagatgatgaggatGCTGAAGAGGAAACGCCCCTCCTGGCAGGCAATGACCCAAACCCCAGCGGCCAAAACGTCCCCTCCGTCCAGAGAGAAGAGGGCAAACTCACCAAAACCTTCAGTTTGGTTCCGAACAACTCCTTACCAGTGGAG GCCGTGGCTCATCAGCTCCTCCTGACGTACAGCGCGGCGTACATAAGGCTGCTGGTGTCCGACAGGCTTCCCGGTTCGCCGCCACCGATGCAGGAGAACAGAGCCCACTGCACAACGGCAACGTTATGTCTTTGTCAGTAcgttaaaatgaaagtattacgTTAG
- the LOC114769926 gene encoding zinc finger and BTB domain-containing protein 12-like, giving the protein MDTIFFFTKPFAFKRSPRVQQMEVVCFQLPGHGDAALKNMNSLRSHQHFCDVTIVASGKQMFRGHKVVLAACSPFLRDQFLLSPSSELQVSVLHSSNVVCKLLQSCYTGTLQFSSREIVNYLTAASYLQMEHVVERCRGALSMYLQPKNPSPSESVKMDDLLSVPVMVSDSDHGSSSSSPQHDGLSPRPESPAAVSHALGSNHTSTPHQSALSLPEMKARQSGSSIEQEEDEDRGEYEAYKLCLKEHEQGAEPGHTQEEEQGEASIVLEDRCQETDMPIEDGTVETISRIGGFEREGLRWRRRLHEPRVSRGRGFKLRRRGSFRERRPLGVSYQEAWRFPTHAEIMSSLAVDFGSAYLAAQSHLDSPPRMEYTVGEGQEEIVGEEPSSEDVTARYGLDDSSIEGGMGVVAVPADEEGGADDSVAVVGSTSCASGPVACDHCGLAFPSAQSLVLHMRGAHFPYVCPCCGKQFTHASNLNRHMSVHRGAKAHRCPLCHKTFTQKATLCDHMNLHSGERPHRCAYCHVRFAHKPALRRHLKEQHGKTTAQNCLEAQRESEAGGGGDRGGGGI; this is encoded by the exons atggacacgatatttttttttacaaaaccctTCGCTTTTAAACGTTCTCCCCGCGTACAGCAG ATGGAGGTGGTGTGTTTCCAGTTGCCGGGACATGGCGACGCTGCCCTCAAGAACATGAACTCCCTCCGGAGCCACCAGCACTTCTGCGACGTAACCATAGTGGCCAGCGGGAAGCAGATGTTCCGGGGTCACAAAGTGGTGCTGGCTGCCTGCTCGCCATTCCTCAGGGACCAGTTTCTCTTGAGCCCTTCTTCTGAGCTTCAG GTGTCAGTGTTACACAGCTCCAACGTAGTGTGCAAGCTGCTCCAGTCCTGTTACACCGGCACACTGCAGTTCAGCTCCAGAGAGATCGTGAACTACCTGACGGCAGCCAGCTACCTGCAGATGGAGCATGTGGTGGAGAGATGCAGGGGCGCCCTCAGTATGTACCTGCAGCCAAAGAACCCCAGTCCCAGTGAA tCGGTCAAAATGGATGACTTGTTGTCTGTGCCGGTGATGGTGAGTGACAGTGACCATGGTTCCAGCTCCTCATCACCCCAACACGACGGCCTGTCACCCCGCCCTGAAAGCCCTGCTGCGGTCTCACATGCCTTGGGGAGCAATCACACTTCTACCCCACACCAAAGCGCTCTCTCTCTGCCTGAGATGAAG GCAAGACAGTCGGGTTCCTCAATAgagcaggaggaagatgaggacaGGGGTGAGTATGAGGCTTACAAACTGTGTCTCAAGGAACATGAGCAGGGGGCGGAGCCAGGGCACACTCAAGAGGAGGAGCAAGGGGAAGCCAGCATCGTGCTAGAGGACCGCTGTCAAGAGACCGACATGCCTATAGAGGACGGGACAGTCGAAACGATCAGTCGCATCGGAGGCTTTGAGCGGGAGGGTCTTCGCTGGAGACGCCGCCTCCACGAGCCGAGGGTGAGCAGGGGGAGGGGTTTTAAACTCAGAAGGCGTGGCTCATTTCGGGAAAGGAGGCCCCTGGGAGTGAGCTACCAGGAAGCCTGGCGCTTCCCGACCCACGCAGAGATCATGAGCAGTTTAGCGGTGGATTTTGGCTCCGCTTACCTGGCTGCCCAGTCGCACTTGGACAGCCCCCCCAGGATGGAGTACACGGTGGGCGAGGGTCAGGAAGAGATTGTTGGGGAGGAGCCCAGCTCGGAGGACGTAACCGCACGATATGGCCTTGATGATTCCAGCATCGAGGGTGGCATGGGGGTCGTGGCAGTGCCAGCAGACGAGGAAGGCGGAGCTGATGATTCGGTGGCCGTTGTCGGCTCCACTTCCTGTGCGTCGGGACCAGTGGCCTGCGATCACTGCGGCCTGGCGTTCCCGTCGGCCCAGTCCCTGGTTCTGCACATGCGCGGCGCCCACTTTCCGTACGTCTGCCCGTGTTGTGGCAAGCAGTTCACCCACGCCAGCAACCTGAACCGGCACATGAGCGTCCACCGCGGTGCCAAAGCCCACCGATGCCCCCTCTGCCACAAAACCTTCACCCAGAAGGCGACGCTGTGCGACCACATGAACCTGCACAGCGGCGAGCGGCCGCACCGCTGCGCCTACTGCCACGTCCGCTTCGCCCACAAGCCCGCCCTGCGGCGCCACCTCAAGGAGCAGCACGGCAAAACCACGGCCCAAAACTGCCTGGAGGctcagagagagagcgaggccGGAGGCGGAGGGGACAGGGGAGGAGGCGGGATTTGA
- the skic2 gene encoding superkiller complex protein 2 gives MDRLDLPSTGPEDLPLSLLEMGCSGRFELLTHPQPNNQALPPLSTLPHGLPPFADDLRTDVEKRFLRDPAWLPIHNTDAAFEKFLKLTKRERDLDSLLHCGPSPLHSGISVVRDQTTGMLLDFTEVLLQNTGLSAKNSLSLQRAPGPPSESLRGSNTSYPFLPGGMEELTLEQIKQRSDLEEDIDFTNGLLTVPPGLKAGMDFSETKAKATTGDVNLMSLLSTFDDAIDVGAESEEKVGGGDTTGSEDIAKFPRTNSLEDLGIKDTFPPSSSSTATKIEEGAKKTKEQEKEGEKKRWAIPVDITSPCDDFAKRIPDPAIKWPFELDVFQKQAVLRLEAHDSVFVAAHTSAGKTVVAEYAIALSQKHMTRTIYTSPIKALSNQKFRDFKNTFGDVGLLTGDVQLNPEASCLIMTTEILRSMLYNGSEVIRDLEWVIFDEVHYINDAERGVVWEEVLIMLPEHVSIILLSATVPNALEFSEWIGRIKKRNIYVISTVKRPVPLEHHLYTGNSTKTQKELFLLLDATGNFLTKGYYAAVEAKKERTSKHAQSFGAKNTSQNTSTNQDRAVWLTLLHFLSQREQTPVVAFTFSRTRCDDNARSLASLDLTNSTEKSEIHSFFQKSLSRLRGGDRQLPQIMLMRDLLKRGIGVHHSGILPILKEVIEMLFSEGLVKVLFATETFAMGVNMPARTVVFDSIRKHDGTGFRNLLPGEYIQMAGRAGRRGLDATGTVIILCKTSVHDMAELHTMMLGKPTILQSQFRLTYTMILNLLRVEALRVTDMMRRSFSESHRDSQTQEKRIAELRKSLSTLPPLETEGQLSDLLSYYHTITELRITTQALQRTVLESVNGLKALSVGRVVVVSNVQHTNALGVVLQVSSDAVNRAFTSLVICEKGNEEMGGATQTSSATPHLYRTALFVPEGPCSHTVQKLKLQDISAITSKTLKVIPERIIDNYNKRQQPRFRLEPPGQAISTATQELLRLAESNPGGIMALDPVNDLHLKSVDVVEGVMRQRALQESLRDFKCTHSPTFSEQFVRVQERMCLQEELDQLLFLVSDQSLTLLPEYHQRIKVLEKLNYVDGAGAVQLKGRVACQISSHELLLTELLFENTLSPLAPEESAALLSCLVFTQNTQVEPHISSTLQECIERVLGVAQRIGELQMDYGIAQTAEDYVSQLKFGLTEVVYCWAIGMPFAEIAELTDVQEGTVVRCIQRLDEVLKEVRQAARIVGDSVLGSKMERASLAIRRDIVFTASLYTH, from the exons ATGGACAGACTAG ATTTGCCCTCTACAGGGCCCGAAGACCTGCCCCTATCCTTGTTGGAGATGGGATGCTCAGGGAGGTTTGAACTTCTCACCCATCCACAGCCAAACAACCAGGCCCTACCCCCCCTCAGCACG CTCCCCCATGGGCTCCCTCCGTTTGCTGATGACCTCAGGACGGACGTGGAGAAGCGGTTCCTGCGTGATCCGGCATGGCTTCCCATACACAACACTGATGCAGCCTTTGAAAAGTTTCTAAA ATTGACGAAAAGGGAGCGAGACCTGGACTCTCTGCTCCACTGTGGCCCTTCTCCCCTGCACTCCGGCATCTCAGTGGTGAGGGACCAAACTACTGGAATGCTGCTGGACTTTACAGAG GTCTTGTTGCAGAACACCGGCCTGTCGGCCAAGAATTCACTGTCTTTGCAAAGGGCTCCAGGTCCCCCATCAGAAAGTCTTAGAGGAAGTAATACCAGCTACCCTTTCCTGCCAG GCGGCATGGAGGAGCTGACGCTGGAGCAGATAAAGCAGAGGTCTGACCTGGAGGAGGACATTGACTTTACGAATG GTTTGCTCACAGTTCCCCCAGGACTGAAAGCAGGGATGGATTTCAGTGAGACAA AAGCCAAAGCGACAACTGGGGATGTCAACCTCATGTCCCTGCTGTCCACTTTTGACGATGCCATAGATGTTGGAGCAGAGAGTGAGGAAAAAGTGGGAGGTGGAGATACAACAGGAAGTGAAGACATAGCTAAATTTCCTAGAACCAACAGCTTGGAAGATCTTGGAATTAAG GATACTTTCCCTCCTTCATCATCGTCCACTGCTACAAAGATTGAGGAAGGAGCCAAAAAAACGaaggagcaggagaaggaggGTGAGAAGAAAAGATGGGCCATACCCGTTGACATCACTTCACCGTGTGACGACTTCGCCAAGCGTATCCCCGATCCGGCTATCAAG TGGCCGTTTGAGCTGGACGTGTTTCAGAAGCAGGCAGTGCTGAGGCTGGAGGCACATGACTCAGTTTTTGTGGCGGCGCACACCTCGGCAGGCAAGACGGTGGTGGCAGAGTATGCCATTGCGCTCTCGCAGAAACACatgaccag GACCATCTACACATCTCCAATTAAGGCACTCTCCAATCAGAAGTTCAGGGACTTCAAGAACACGTTTGGGGACGTGGGACTGTTGACTGGGGACGTACAGCTCAACCCGGAAGCCTCCTGTTTGATTATGACCACTGAGattttgag GTCGATGCTCTATAACGGTTCGGAGGTCATACGTGATTTAGAATGGGTGATCTTTGATGAGGTTCATTACATCAACGATGCTGAG AGAGGTGTCGTGTGGGAAGAGGTGTTGATCATGTTGCCGGAGCACGTCAGCATCATCCTGCTGAGCGCCACGGTGCCCAATGCGCTGGAGTTTAGCGAGTGGATTGG GCGCATCAAAAAGAGGAACATCTATGTCATCAGCACGGTGAAGAGACCCGTTCCGCTGGAGCACCACCTTTACACCGGAAACAGCACCAAGACGCAAAAAGAGCTCTTTCTACTGCTAGATGCCACTGGGAACTTCCTCACCAAGGG GTACTATGCTGCAGTGGAGGCCAAGAAGGAACGAACCAGCAAACACGCCCAGTCTTTTGGCGCCAAGAATACGTCTCAGAACACATCAACCAATCAG gatCGGGCTGTGTGGCTCACGTTGCTCCACTTCCTATCTCAGAGGGAGCAGACGCCGGTGGTGGCATTCACGTTCTCGAGAACACGGTGCGATGACAACGCACGCTCCCTGGCATCGCTGGACCTCACCAACTCGACCGAGAAGAGCGAGATCCACTCCTTCTTCCAGAAAAGCCTGAGCCGACTGAGGGGAGGGGACCGTCAGCTGCCACAG ATCATGCTGATGAGAGATCTGCTGAAGAGGGGGATTGGCGTCCACCACAGTGGCATCCTGCCGATCTTGAAAGAGGTCATTGAGATGCTGTTCTCCGAGGGCCTTGTGAAG GTTCTGTTTGCCACAGAAACGTTTGCCATGGGAGTGAACATGCCGGCCAGGACCGTGGTGTTTGACAGCATTCGGAAACACGACGGCACTGGATTTAGAAACCTCCTGCCTG GTGAGTACATTCAGATGGCAGGTCGAGCGGGCCGCAGGGGTCTGGATGCTACAGGAACAGTCATCATCCTCTGCAAGACTAGTGTTCATGACATGGCGGAGCTGCACACTATGATGTTG GGCAAGCCCACAATCTTGCAGTCCCAGTTTCGGTTGACCTACACCATGATCCTCAACCTCCTTCGGGTGGAGGCCCTCCGAGTCACAGACATGATGAGAAGGAGCTTCTCCGAGAGCCACAGAGACAGCCAG ACTCAGGAGAAGAGAATCGCTGAGCTGAGAAAAAGCCTGTCCACCCTCCCACCCCTGGAAACAGAGGGTCAGCTGTCTGACCTGCTGTCATACTACCACACCATCACTGAGCTCCGCATCACCACACAAGCCCTGCAG CGCACCGTGCTGGAGTCGGTGAATGGGCTGAAAGCGCTCTCTGTGGGCCGGGTGGTGGTGGTCAGCAACGTGCAGCACACCAACGCTCTTGGGGTCGTCCTGCAG GTGTCCAGTGATGCTGTGAATCGTGCCTTCACATCCCTCGTCATCTGTGAGAAAGGCAACGAGGAGATGGGAGGGGCCACTCAGACCAGCAGTGCCACGCCACATCTCTACAGAACTGCGCTTTTTGTTCCAGAGG GTCCCTGCAGTCACACGGTGCAGAAACTGAAGCTGCAGGACATCTCAGCCATCACTTCCAAGACGCTGAAGGTGATTCCCGAAAGGATCATTGACAACTACAACAAGAGGCAGCAGCCACgcttcag ACTGGAGCCTCCAGGCCAGGCCATCTCCACTGCCACACAGGAGCTCCTTCGACTGGCTGAATCTAACCCCGGTGGCATCATGGCCCTTGACCCCGTGAACGACCTTCATCTGAAGAGCGTGGACGTTGTGGAGGGGGTGATGAGACAGCGGGCGCTGCAGGAGTCACTCAGGGACTTCAAATGCACCCATTCCCCCACTTTCTCTGAGCAG TTTGTCCGTGTCCAGGAGAGGATGTGTCTCCAGGAGGAACTGGACCAGCTGCTGTTCCTCGTGTCAGACCAGTCGCTGACCCTCCTGCCTGAGTACCACCAGAGAATAAAG GTCCTGGAGAAGCTGAACTACGTGGACGGCGCCGGCGCGGTGCAGCTGAAGGGCCGGGTGGCGTGCCAGATCAGCAGCCACGAGCTGCTGCTGACGGAGCTGCTGTTCGAGAACACGCTGAGCCCCCTGGCCCCCGAGGAGAGCGCCGCCCTGCTGTCCTGCCTGGTCTTCACCCAGAACACCCAAGTGGAGCCCCACATCAGCAGCACGCTGCAGGAG TGCATCGAGCGCGTCCTCGGCGTGGCTCAGCGCATCGGGGAGCTTCAGATGGATTACGGGATAGCCCAGACCGCCGAGGACTACGTCTCTCAGTTGAAGTTTGGCCTGACGGAGGTGGTGTACTGCTGGGCCATAGGCATG CCATTTGCCGAGATAGCCGAGCTGACGGACGTCCAGGAGGGCACGGTGGTCCGCTGCATACAGCGCCTGGACGAGGTCCTGAAGGAGGTGCGGCAGGCGGCCCGCATTGTCGGAGACTCCGTGCTTGGCAGCAAGATGGAGCGGGCCTCGCTGGCCATCCGCCGGGACATCGTGTTCACGGCCTCCCTCTACACGCACTGA
- the nelfe gene encoding negative elongation factor E isoform X2: protein MVAFPSSLTEEEESLQKKYAKLKKKKKALLALKKQSSTSQTNQGGLKRTLSDQPVLDTATATEQAKMLIKSGAISAIKSENKNSGFKRSRTLECKLKDPEKGPAPAFLPFQRSVSADEEPSESGKRAHRKSLYESFVTSASREDGDVGILPSATREPDRDREVDRERERDRERERDRDRDRERDRGRDRERERDRERDRSRERDRERERDRERERDGPSRRSDSYPDRRGARKGNTVYVYGSGLVEDSLRTAFAQHGNIIDVSMDSPRKYAKGSLRLYHF from the exons ATGGTCGCGTTTCCCAGCTCTCTGACAGAGGAGGAAGAGTCGCTGCAGAAAAAGTATGCCAAATTGAAAAAGAAG AAAAAAGCTCTGCTGGCCCTGAAGAAGCAAAGCTCCACCAGTCAGACAAATCAGGGAGGACTGAAGCGCA CTTTGTCGGACCAGCCAGTGCTGGACACAGCAACAGCCACTGAGCAAGCGAAAATGCTCATCAAGTCTGGTGCCATCAGTGCCATAAAGTCGGAGAACAAGAACTCAGGCTTCAAGCGCTCCCGAACGCTGGAATGCAAACTCAAG gaTCCAGAAAAAGGTCCTGCCCCTGCTTTCCTCCCATTTCAAAGGAGTGTCTCAGCTGACGAGGAACCCTCTGAG TCTGGCAAAAGAGCTCACAGGAAATCTCTGTATGAGAG ttttgtcACCTCTGCGTCACGCGAAGATGGCGATGTCGGCATTCTGCCCTCCGCCACTCGGGAGCCTGACCGGGACAGAGAAGTGGACAGAGAGCGAGAACGGGACAGAGAACGGGAGCGGGATCGTGACCGGGACCGCGAACGAGACCGGGGccgggatagagagagagaacgagaccGGGAGCGGGACAGAAGCCGAGAGAGGGACAGGGAAAGGGAACGTGACCGAGAGAGGGAGCGGGATGGACCATCCAGAC GGTCCGACTCGTATCCAGACCGCCGAGGTGCGCGGAAGGGCAACACTGTGTACGTGTATGGCAGCGGCCTGGTGGAAGACAGCCTGCGCACGGCGTTCGCTCAACATGGCAACATCATAGACGTGTCTATGGACTCCCCACGCAAGTACGCCAAAGGCTCT CTGCGCCTTTATCACTTTTGA
- the prrt1 gene encoding proline-rich transmembrane protein 1 — protein sequence MSSEKHGLDEAGRQPMAQQMNQMLPPPYIPNQDPNLPPQPPAPGCSPQPNYPPPPPPPGSDGYLQETQFHCGTLGPSRAPNGYTVQTHGPTGNVQHPPIGYIQPGYPLQLQPCTAYVPVYPIGASGQPYLPNGAPHPGVAPGQVAMQMPPGIALMEPRRAPHDYLPIAVLTTVCCFWPTGIIAIIKAVQVRTAVARGDMVTAEIASREARNFSFISLAVGIASIVLCTILTVVVIIASQHHEDDWEP from the exons ATGTCGTCGGAGAAACACG GTCTGGACGAGGCAGGAAGACAGCCAATGGCTCAGCAaatgaaccaaatgctgccccctCCCTACATACCCAACCAGGACCCCAACCTGCCCCCCCAACCCCCAGCTCCAGGGTGCAGCCCCCAGCCCAACtaccctcctcctcccccaccccctgGCTCCGATGGGTACCTCCAGGAAACCCAGTTTCACTGCGGGACATTAGGCCCTTCAAGAGCTCCCAATGGGTACACGGTGCAGACACATGGGCCAACAGGAAATGTCCAGCATCCGCCCATAGGCTACATCCAACCTGGATACCCCCTCCAGTTGCAGCCGTGCACTGCTTATGTGCCCGTCTACCCTATTGGGGCGTCG GGCCAGCCGTACCTTCCCAATGGAGCCCCCCACCCAGGTGTAGCTCCTGGGCAAGTGGCCATGCAGATGCCACCTGGCATTGCCCTGATGGAGCCACGCCGGGCCCCACACGACTACCTGCCCATCGCTGTCCTCACCACCGTCTGCTGCTTCTGGCCCACAGGGATCATCGCCATCATTAAAGCCGTGCAG GTGCGTACAGCTGTTGCCAGGGGAGACATGGTAACGGCGGAGATTGCTTCTCGGGAGGCCCGTAATTTCTCCTTCATCAGCCTGGCGGTGGGCATTGCATCCATCGTCCTCTGCACCATCCTCACCGTTGTGGTCATCATCGCGTCCCAGCACCATGAGGATGACTGGGAACCGTAG
- the tmem268 gene encoding transmembrane protein 268 isoform X2, producing the protein MENGVSPRQGKRNSDVCSPETHPRDPRTQSMSCGPRPWTNGQCVVAVPSSSAINPKFDLSVCKALLEKEGFQVPVEDFDAPLEAALSSSSIRRYLLFNSNSFRFIMAPVLYIVLWCTLYSSVHLYLLSNTTDFWLLCLSVTLVSILITSVLIFIFHHSNKEINMNTDVRLIPVNEKLSRHHLLVAIADWVQRCTGTMQLFCVYWDLSACLNSLTDALEEMSFVREELQKKINKRMSHLTLVTEVMALDPEPGSLHVEGGEEDDEDAEEETPLLAGNDPNPSGQNVPSVQREEGKLTKTFSLVPNNSLPVEAVAHQLLLTYSAAYIRLLVSDRLPGSPPPMQENRAHCTTATLCLCQYVKMKVLR; encoded by the exons ATGGAAAATGGGGTCTCCCCACGTCAGGGGAAGCGGAACAGTGACGTCTGCAGCCCCGAGACACACCCGAGAGACCCGAGGACCCAGTCAATGAGCTGCGGTCCCCGTCCATGGACCAACG GTCAGTGTGTGGTGGCTGTTCCCAGCTCCTCCGCCATCAACCCCAAGTTTGACTTGTCCGTGTGCAAAGCCCTGCTGGAGAAAGAAGGCTTTCAG GTTCCTGTGGAGGACTTTGATGCTCCCCTTGAAGCAGCACTATCCAGTTCGTCCATAAGGCGATATCTTCTCTTCAACTCGAACAGTTTTCGCTTCATTATGGCTCCG GTGCTGTATATAGTGCTGTGGTGCACTTTGTACTCCTCTGTCCACCTTTACCTGTTGAGCAACACCACCGACTTCTGGCTGCTCTGCCTCTCGGTCACCCTGGTGTCGATATTAATTACCTCCGTACTGATTTTCATCTTCCATCACAGCAACAAAGAG ATCAACATGAACACTGACGTTCGGCTCATACCAGTGAATGAGAAGCTGAGCCGACACCATCTGCTGGTGGCCATAGCCGACTGGGTGCAGCGCTGCACAGGAACGATGCAG CTATTTTGTGTATACTGGGATCTGTCGGCCTGTTTGAATTCACTGACTGACGCTTTAGAGGAGATGAGCTTCGTCAGGGAAGAGCTGCAG aaaaaaatcaataaaagaaTGTCCCACCTGACCCTGGTGACAGAGGTGATGGCCCTTGACCCCGAGCCAGGATCTTTGCATGTAGAGGGGGGtgaagaagatgatgaggatGCTGAAGAGGAAACGCCCCTCCTGGCAGGCAATGACCCAAACCCCAGCGGCCAAAACGTCCCCTCCGTCCAGAGAGAAGAGGGCAAACTCACCAAAACCTTCAGTTTGGTTCCGAACAACTCCTTACCAGTGGAG GCCGTGGCTCATCAGCTCCTCCTGACGTACAGCGCGGCGTACATAAGGCTGCTGGTGTCCGACAGGCTTCCCGGTTCGCCGCCACCGATGCAGGAGAACAGAGCCCACTGCACAACGGCAACGTTATGTCTTTGTCAGTAcgttaaaatgaaagtattacgTTAG
- the nelfe gene encoding negative elongation factor E isoform X1, with translation MVAFPSSLTEEEESLQKKYAKLKKKKKALLALKKQSSTSQTNQGGLKRTLSDQPVLDTATATEQAKMLIKSGAISAIKSENKNSGFKRSRTLECKLKDPEKGPAPAFLPFQRSVSADEEPSESGKRAHRKSLYESFVTSASREDGDVGILPSATREPDRDREVDRERERDRERERDRDRDRERDRGRDRERERDRERDRSRERDRERERDRERERDGPSRRSDSYPDRRGARKGNTVYVYGSGLVEDSLRTAFAQHGNIIDVSMDSPRNCAFITFEKMESADQAVTELNGSTVGDVTIKVSIARKQPMLEAATGKSVWASLAVQNSAKGSYRDKRNQVVYSEDFLQ, from the exons ATGGTCGCGTTTCCCAGCTCTCTGACAGAGGAGGAAGAGTCGCTGCAGAAAAAGTATGCCAAATTGAAAAAGAAG AAAAAAGCTCTGCTGGCCCTGAAGAAGCAAAGCTCCACCAGTCAGACAAATCAGGGAGGACTGAAGCGCA CTTTGTCGGACCAGCCAGTGCTGGACACAGCAACAGCCACTGAGCAAGCGAAAATGCTCATCAAGTCTGGTGCCATCAGTGCCATAAAGTCGGAGAACAAGAACTCAGGCTTCAAGCGCTCCCGAACGCTGGAATGCAAACTCAAG gaTCCAGAAAAAGGTCCTGCCCCTGCTTTCCTCCCATTTCAAAGGAGTGTCTCAGCTGACGAGGAACCCTCTGAG TCTGGCAAAAGAGCTCACAGGAAATCTCTGTATGAGAG ttttgtcACCTCTGCGTCACGCGAAGATGGCGATGTCGGCATTCTGCCCTCCGCCACTCGGGAGCCTGACCGGGACAGAGAAGTGGACAGAGAGCGAGAACGGGACAGAGAACGGGAGCGGGATCGTGACCGGGACCGCGAACGAGACCGGGGccgggatagagagagagaacgagaccGGGAGCGGGACAGAAGCCGAGAGAGGGACAGGGAAAGGGAACGTGACCGAGAGAGGGAGCGGGATGGACCATCCAGAC GGTCCGACTCGTATCCAGACCGCCGAGGTGCGCGGAAGGGCAACACTGTGTACGTGTATGGCAGCGGCCTGGTGGAAGACAGCCTGCGCACGGCGTTCGCTCAACATGGCAACATCATAGACGTGTCTATGGACTCCCCACGCAA CTGCGCCTTTATCACTTTTGAGAAAATGGAGTCCGCTGACCAAGCAGTCACTGAA CTGAATGGAAGCACGGTTGGTGATGTCACCATCAAGGTCAGCATCGCCAGGAAACAGCCCATGTTGGAGGCAGCAACAGGAAAATCCGTCTGGGCGTCGCTCG CTGTGCAGAACAGTGCCAAGGGATCCTACAGAGACAAGAGAAACCAGGTTGTTTACAGTGAAGATTTCCTTCAGTAA